The Tamandua tetradactyla isolate mTamTet1 chromosome 5, mTamTet1.pri, whole genome shotgun sequence genome window below encodes:
- the MDGA1 gene encoding MAM domain-containing glycosylphosphatidylinositol anchor protein 1: MEVTCLLLLALIPFHCRGQGVYAPAQAQIVHAGQACVVKEDNISERVYTIREGDTLVLQCLVTGHPRPQVRWTKTAGSASDKFQETSVFNETLRIERIARTQGGRYYCKAENGVGVPAIKSIRVDVQYLDEPVLTVHQTVSDVRGNFYQEKTVFLRCTVNSNPPARFIWKRGSDTLSHSQDNGVDIYEPLYTQGETKVLKLKNLRPQDYASYTCQVSVRNVCGIPDKAITFRLTNTTAPPALKLSVNETLVVNPGENVTVQCLLTGGDPLPQLQWSHGPGPLPLGALAQGGTLTIPSVQAQDSGYYNCTATNNVGNPAKKTVNLLVRSMKNATFQVTPDVIKESENIQLGQDLKLSCHVDAVPQEKVTYQWFKNGKPARMSKRLLVTRNDPELPAVTSSLELIDLHFSDYGTYLCVASFPGAPVPDLSVEVNISSETVPPTISVPKGRAVVIVREGSPAELQCEVRGKPRPPVLWSRVDKEAALLPSGLPLEETPDGKLRLERVSRDMSGTYRCQTARYNGFNVRPREAQVQLNVQFPPEVEPGSQDVRQALGRPVLLRCSLLRGSPQRIASAVWRFKGQLLPPPPAVPAAAETPDHAELRLDALTRESSGSYECSVSNDVGSAACLFQVSAKAYSPEFYFDTPNPTRSHKLSKNYSYVLQWTQREPDAVDPVLNYRLSVRQLNQHSAVVKAIPVRRVEKGQLLEYILTDLRVPHSYEVRLTPYTTFGAGDTASRIVHYTEPINSPNLSDNTCHFEDEKICGYTQDLTDNFDWTRQNALTQNPKRSPNTGPPTDISGTPEGYYMFIETSRPRELGDRARLVSPLYNASAKFYCVSFFYHMYGKHIGSLNLLVRSRNKGALDTHAWTLSGNKGNVWQQAHVPINPSGPFQIIFEGVRGSGYLGDIAIDDVTLKKGECPRKQMDPNKVVVMPGSGASRQPCPQLWGPAAILLLVWQR, translated from the exons CTCCAGCTCAAGCCCAGATTGTGCACGCGGGCCAGGCGTGTGTGGTGAAAGAAGACAACATCAGCGAGCGAGTCTACACTATCCGGGAAGGGGACACCCTTGTGCTGCAGTGCCTCGTCACCGGGCACCCTCGGCCCCAG GTGCGGTGGACCAAGACTGCCGGGAGCGCGTCGGACAAGTTCCAGGAGACGTCGGTGTTCAATGAGACGCTGCGCATCGAGCGCATCGCGCGCACGCAGGGTGGCCGATACTACTGCAAGGCCGAGAACGGCGTGGGGGTGCCTGCCATCAAGTCCATCCGCGTGGACGTGCAGT ACCTGGACGAGCCAGTGCTGACGGTGCATCAGACGGTGAGCGACGTCCGAGGTAACTTCTACCAGGAGAAGACGGTGTTCCTGCGCTGCACTGTCAACTCCAACCCGCCTGCCCGCTTCATCTGGAAGCGGGGCTCGGACACCCTGTCCCACAGCCAGGACAACGGGGTCGACATCTACGAGCCCCTCTACACCCAG GGGGAGACCAAGGTCCTGAAGCTGAAGAACCTGCGGCCCCAGGACTATGCCAGCTACACCTGCCAGGTGTCCGTAAGGAACGTGTGCGGGATCCCGGACAAGGCCATCACCTTCCGGCTCACCAACACCACGG CACCACCAGCCCTGAAGCTGTCTGTGAACGAGACTCTGGTGGTGAACCCTGGGGAGAATGTGACGGTGCAGTGTCTGCTGACCGGGGGCGACCCCCTACCCCAGCTGCAGTGGTCCCATGGGCCTGGCCCGCTGCCCCTGGGTGCTCTGGCCCAGGGCGGCACCCTCACCATCCCTTCAGTCCAGGCCCAGGACTCTGGCTATTACAACTGCACAGCCACCAACAATGTGGGCAACCCTGCCAAGAAGACCGTCAACCTACTGGTGCGAT CCATGAAGAATGCCACGTTCCAGGTCACCCCCGACGTGATCAAAGAGAGTGAGAACATACAGCTGGGTCAGGATCTGAAACTGTCATGCCACGTGGATGCAGTGCCCCAGGAGAAGGTGACCTACCAGTGGTTCAAGAACGGCAAGCCGGCACGCATGTCCAAGAGGCTGCTGGTGACCCGCAACGACCCCGAGTTGCCTGCTGTCACCAGCAGCCTGGAGCTCATTGACCTGCACTTCAGCGATTATGGCACCTACCTGTGCGTGGCTTCCTTCCCAGGGGCACCCGTGCCTGACCTCAGCGTCGAGGTCAACATCTCCTCTGAGACAG TGCCACCCACCATCAGCGTGCCCAAGGGCAGGGCAGTGGTGATTGTGCGGGAGGGCTCGCCTGCGGAGCTGCAATGCGAGGTGCGGGGCAAGCCGCGACCACCCGTGCTCTGGTCCCGCGTGGACAAGGAGGCTGCTCTTCTGCCCTCTGGGCTGCCCCTGGAGGAGACCCCCGACGGGAAGCTGCGGCTGGAGCGTGTGAGCCGCGACATGAGCGGGACTTACCGCTGCCAGACGGCTCGCTATAATGGCTTCAACGTGCGCCCCCGCGAGGCCCAGGTGCAGCTGAACGTGCAGT TCCCGCCGGAGGTGGAGCCCGGCTCCCAGGACGTGCGCCAGGCGCTGGGCCGGCCGGTGCTCCTGCGCTGCTCCCTGCTGCGCGGCAGCCCCCAGCGCATCGCCTCGGCCGTGTGGCGCTTCAAAGGGcagctgctgccgccgccgccggccGTCCCCGCCGCCGCCGAGACCCCCGACCACGCGGAGCTGCGCCTCGACGCCCTCACCCGCGAGAGCAGCGGCAGCTACGAGTGCAGCGTCTCCAACGACGTGGGCTCGGCGGCCTGCCTGTTCCAGGTCTCGG CCAAAGCCTACAGCCCGGAGTTTTACTTCgacacccccaaccccacccgcAGCCACAAGCTGTCCAAGAACTACTCCTACGTTCTGCAGTGGACCCAGAGGGAGCCCGACGCGGTGGACCCTGTGCTTAACTACAGGCTCAGCGTCCGCCAG CTGAACCAGCACAGCGCCGTGGTGAAGGCCATCCCGGTGCGGCGTGTGGAGAAGGGGCAGCTGCTGGAGTACATCCTGACCGACCTGCGCGTGCCCCACAGCTACGAGGTCCGCCTCACGCCCTACACCACCTTCGGGGCCGGCGACACGGCCTCCCGCATCGTCCACTACACGGAGC CCATCAACTCTCCGAATCTGTCAG ACAACACCTGCCATTTTGAGGATGAGAAGATCTGTGGCTACACCCAGGACCTGACAGATAATTTTGACTGGACGCGGCAGAACGCACTCACCCAGAACCCCAAGCGCTCACCCAACACCGGTCCCCCCACTGACATCAGCGGCACCCCTGAGG gctactaCATGTTCATCGAGACATCCAGGCCCCGGGAGCTAGGGGACCGGGCGCGGTTGGTGAGTCCCCTCTACAATGCCAGCGCCAAGTTCTACTGCGTCTCCTTCTTCTATCACATGTACGGGAAGCACATCG GCTCCCTCAACCTCCTGGTGCGGTCTCGGAACAAAGGGGCCCTGGACACTCATGCCTGGACCCTCAGCGGCAATAAGGGCAACGTGTGGCAGCAGGCCCACGTGCCCATCAACCCCAGCGGGCCCTTCCAG ATTATTTTTGAGGGAGTTCGAGGCTCAGGCTACCTGGGGGATATCGCCATAGATGACGTCACGCTGAAGAAGGGGGAGTGTCCTCGGAAGCAGATGGATCCCAATAAAG TGGTTGTGATGCCGGGCAGTGGAGCCTCCCGCCAGCCCTGCCCGCAGCTCTGGGGGCCTGCAGCCATCCTCCTCTTGGTGTGGCAGAGATGA